A genome region from Candidatus Edwardsbacteria bacterium includes the following:
- a CDS encoding carbohydrate ABC transporter permease, whose product MKKVAKIAPYGFAILFLLPIALPFIWQILTSLMSPAEIASGSSWPSALYFKNYLDVFSGRYSFLRYIANSFIISSATAVLSIAIGCLAAYALARMRLRYKNAFMLAILSAAMLPQIAAISPLFLILRRAGLLNTYWGLIIPYIGFNLPLAVWMLYNFFRQLPPELEEAAALDGAGFGSTIWHVFLPLAAPGVFTTAILVFIFCWNEFLLALTLNTRESMRTVTVGIAMFPGLYEMPWGIIFAAATVITLPLVILVLVLQKKIVSGLMAGAIKS is encoded by the coding sequence ATGAAAAAGGTAGCTAAAATAGCGCCCTATGGCTTCGCGATCTTGTTTTTGCTCCCGATTGCGCTGCCCTTTATATGGCAGATACTGACATCGCTGATGTCTCCGGCTGAGATCGCTTCCGGCAGCAGCTGGCCCAGTGCCCTTTATTTCAAAAATTATCTGGATGTATTCTCGGGACGTTATTCATTCCTGCGATACATTGCCAACAGCTTCATTATTTCCAGTGCGACTGCGGTGCTGTCCATCGCCATCGGCTGCCTGGCCGCCTATGCCCTGGCCAGGATGCGGCTAAGATATAAGAATGCCTTCATGCTGGCCATATTGTCGGCGGCCATGCTCCCCCAGATCGCCGCCATTAGCCCGCTGTTCCTGATTTTGCGCCGGGCCGGACTGCTGAATACCTATTGGGGATTGATAATCCCCTATATCGGGTTTAACCTGCCCCTGGCCGTCTGGATGCTTTATAACTTCTTCCGGCAGCTGCCGCCAGAATTAGAAGAGGCGGCCGCCCTGGACGGGGCCGGCTTTGGAAGCACCATCTGGCATGTATTTCTGCCGCTGGCTGCCCCCGGCGTATTTACCACGGCTATCCTGGTGTTCATCTTCTGCTGGAATGAATTCCTGCTGGCCCTGACCCTCAACACCCGGGAGAGCATGAGGACTGTGACCGTGGGCATCGCCATGTTCCCGGGCCTGTATGAAATGCCCTGGGGCATCATATTCGCCGCCGCCACGGTGATAACCCTGCCCTTGGTAATACTGGTGTTGGTGCTGCAAAAGAAAATTGTTT
- a CDS encoding sugar ABC transporter permease has protein sequence MVGANRKLPYLLLLPALAVIVLVLLVPLGYCFYLSLFKHSLGTGIRDFIGLNNYIALLGDHRFTASVFRTMLFVSVTLTLEISVGFGLALMMHSLVRGRGLVRAVVMIPWAVPTVIAAMIWGWMFNDRLGLANRLLDLVGLIPAPLVWLADPALTWTAIVMAEVWKTAPFVALIILAGLQMIPIELYQAAEVDGAGAFQKFRMITLPLLWPTILLALLFRTIDALRVFDLIMVMTGGGPAGSTEVLSLYNYKTLFSHLDFGYGSAMSMALFLLVMSFSLVYVRMMARRAL, from the coding sequence ATGGTGGGAGCCAACAGGAAATTACCCTATCTGCTGTTGCTGCCGGCTTTGGCCGTGATAGTTCTGGTGCTGCTGGTTCCTCTGGGATACTGCTTCTATCTTTCGCTGTTCAAGCATTCGCTGGGGACCGGCATCCGCGATTTTATCGGGCTGAACAATTATATCGCCCTGCTGGGCGATCACCGATTCACCGCTTCGGTCTTCCGGACCATGCTTTTTGTGTCGGTAACGCTGACTCTGGAGATATCGGTAGGGTTCGGCCTGGCCCTGATGATGCACTCTCTGGTCAGGGGAAGGGGGCTGGTGAGGGCGGTGGTGATGATCCCCTGGGCCGTGCCCACCGTGATAGCGGCAATGATATGGGGATGGATGTTCAACGACCGGCTGGGATTGGCCAACCGGCTGCTGGATTTGGTCGGCCTGATACCCGCGCCGCTAGTATGGCTGGCAGATCCGGCCTTGACCTGGACCGCCATAGTGATGGCCGAAGTTTGGAAAACGGCGCCTTTTGTGGCGCTGATAATACTGGCCGGCCTGCAGATGATTCCGATTGAGCTGTACCAGGCAGCCGAGGTCGACGGGGCGGGAGCTTTCCAGAAATTCAGGATGATCACCCTTCCCCTGCTTTGGCCCACCATTCTGTTGGCTTTGCTTTTCAGGACCATAGACGCCCTCAGAGTGTTCGACCTGATAATGGTGATGACCGGGGGCGGCCCGGCCGGCAGCACCGAGGTGCTGTCGCTGTATAACTACAAAACGCTTTTTTCCCACCTTGATTTCGGTTACGGATCTGCCATGTCCATGGCCTTGTTCCTGCTGGTGATGTCCTTCAGCCTGGTCTATGTAAGAATGATGGCCAGGAGAGCGTTATGA
- a CDS encoding cation:proton antiporter: MEKYISDISVIVVFSAVLSWLAIISRQPLIIGYLVCGALIGPWGFKLVRDVSFVNAVSQLGIILLLFHAGLVLHPRRLKQLFKQATVVLLGQSLVIWVGVALIALAFGYGFSSSLLIGLTMIFTSTILVIKLIPTTTLHHQRMGAFVIAILITEDIIAVGVLMLISGTGHPLLLLVKGIVLAAAALAFEHFLLRRILRRVQHYHEVLFLMALGWGLGLALVAHLIGFSPEAAAFIAGVALAREPLALFLSEGLKQFRDFFLVFFFFVLGARFNFGQAGAIIIPALILSLAVMAIKMFSFGILFRVVGETKNFSREAAIRLSQSSEFALIIAAALFGLGHIDGRTWQMIQMVTIFTMVMSSYLVVFIYPTPLGAEGLQKV, encoded by the coding sequence ATGGAAAAATACATCAGCGACATAAGCGTGATAGTGGTGTTCTCTGCGGTGCTGTCGTGGCTGGCGATAATCTCCCGGCAGCCGCTGATTATCGGTTATCTGGTCTGCGGGGCGCTGATCGGGCCCTGGGGTTTCAAGCTGGTCAGGGACGTAAGCTTCGTCAATGCCGTCTCCCAGCTGGGGATAATACTGCTGCTGTTCCATGCCGGACTGGTCCTGCATCCCCGGCGGCTGAAGCAGCTGTTCAAACAGGCGACTGTCGTCCTCTTGGGCCAGAGCCTGGTAATATGGGTTGGAGTTGCCTTGATAGCGCTGGCTTTCGGCTATGGCTTCAGTTCCAGTCTGCTTATCGGGTTGACCATGATCTTCACCAGCACCATTCTGGTGATCAAACTGATTCCCACCACCACCCTGCATCACCAACGGATGGGGGCTTTTGTTATAGCCATTCTGATTACCGAGGACATCATCGCCGTCGGGGTGCTGATGTTGATAAGCGGCACCGGCCATCCCCTGTTGCTTTTGGTGAAGGGGATAGTTCTGGCGGCAGCGGCCTTGGCCTTTGAACATTTTCTGCTGCGAAGAATATTGCGGCGGGTTCAGCACTATCATGAGGTTCTTTTCCTGATGGCCTTAGGATGGGGTTTGGGACTGGCCCTGGTGGCGCATCTGATAGGGTTTTCCCCTGAGGCGGCGGCCTTCATTGCCGGGGTGGCCCTGGCCAGGGAGCCGCTGGCCCTGTTCCTGTCCGAGGGATTGAAACAGTTCCGGGATTTTTTCCTGGTTTTCTTTTTCTTCGTGCTGGGCGCCCGGTTCAACTTTGGCCAGGCGGGCGCTATAATAATACCAGCATTGATTCTGTCCCTGGCCGTGATGGCCATCAAGATGTTCAGCTTTGGCATATTATTCCGGGTGGTAGGGGAGACGAAAAATTTTTCCCGGGAGGCGGCGATCAGACTTTCCCAGTCCAGCGAGTTCGCCCTGATCATTGCTGCCGCCCTGTTCGGCCTGGGTCATATAGACGGCCGGACCTGGCAGATGATACAGATGGTGACCATCTTTACCATGGTGATGTCATCCTATCTGGTGGTATTCATCTATCCCACGCCGCTGGGTGCGGAGGGATTGCAGAAAGTGTGA